A genomic region of Microbacterium schleiferi contains the following coding sequences:
- a CDS encoding type II toxin-antitoxin system prevent-host-death family antitoxin — protein MDEVGIRALKQNASSVVAAAAAGETLWITDRGRRVAQLSPISQSGLDRLITAGRARPPRRAIADLMPPAPGDPLSTELHALRDDERF, from the coding sequence ATGGATGAGGTGGGCATACGAGCGTTGAAGCAGAACGCGTCGAGCGTCGTGGCTGCCGCGGCCGCCGGAGAGACTCTCTGGATCACTGATCGCGGCCGCCGTGTGGCCCAGCTCTCACCGATCTCGCAGTCGGGGCTCGATCGCCTGATCACCGCGGGGCGCGCGCGGCCCCCGCGTCGCGCAATCGCCGACCTGATGCCGCCCGCACCCGGCGACCCGCTGTCGACGGAGCTGCACGCGCTGCGCGACGACGAGCGTTTCTGA
- a CDS encoding low molecular weight phosphatase family protein, translating to MPIEILTVCTGNIVRSPLSELYLRLLLADLPVEVGSAGTKPRPGEEMTEQACEIAAELGIPAAEIKAHGAQRLTEPLVTGRDLVLAMTRAHRKAVVELDPTLLRKAFTILEFARLSRHVTDAELHEAGADAGDDPRARFRAVLDRIIAVRGTVDAPGDPSEDDVLDPAGRSWNTYEASMSQLLPAVEEVARVIRAAVSPAR from the coding sequence ATGCCGATCGAGATCCTCACCGTCTGCACCGGCAACATCGTCCGCTCCCCGCTGTCGGAGTTGTACTTGCGGCTCCTTCTGGCTGATCTTCCGGTCGAGGTCGGCAGCGCGGGCACAAAGCCGCGGCCTGGTGAAGAGATGACGGAACAGGCCTGTGAGATTGCGGCCGAGCTCGGCATCCCGGCGGCAGAGATCAAAGCCCACGGTGCGCAGCGCCTCACGGAGCCGCTCGTGACCGGTCGCGACCTCGTGCTGGCGATGACCCGGGCGCACCGCAAGGCCGTGGTCGAGCTGGATCCGACCCTGCTGCGCAAGGCGTTCACGATCCTCGAGTTCGCTCGTCTGTCGCGGCACGTGACGGATGCCGAACTCCACGAGGCCGGGGCGGATGCCGGCGACGACCCCCGGGCCCGCTTCCGCGCCGTTCTCGACCGCATCATCGCGGTTCGCGGTACGGTCGACGCTCCGGGCGACCCGTCCGAGGATGACGTCCTCGACCCGGCGGGCCGCAGCTGGAACACCTACGAGGCCTCGATGAGCCAGCTCCTTCCCGCGGTCGAAGAGGTAGCTCGGGTGATTCGCGCGGCCGTCTCCCCCGCTCGGTGA
- a CDS encoding type II toxin-antitoxin system HipA family toxin, with protein MTASELAVYLDGIPTGILTQSASGNVTFTYDAAYRDRNDATPLSLAMPLSATTHRKRVVLPWLQGLLPDNDEALRAIGRRFGVSPANPFALLEHIGADAAGAVQILPPGELASDALAEQSARPVTDEEVALMLDQVVTEYTDGVAVGEGAGRFSIAGAQPKIALFRMPDGHWAVPEGSQPTTHILKPVVGRFRRIDVVEQLTLRAAAQLGCSVASAQLGRIGDWNVLISERYDRHWADGRWHRLHQEDMCQALSVAPSKKYQWRDGGPGVASIAQLIGSLPLVADRETTGAAFFRAFVFNVVAGCTDAHAKNYSLMLHGRSVRLAPLYDLLTYAAYWDGSASIRSAMSVEGEYALDQISLESLIHIGARFGVRPDEASSVVQGVRSGVVGAFEAARAGMTDFGSDAVAVMDAVMRGIPRLPLVSGR; from the coding sequence GTGACGGCATCCGAGTTGGCGGTCTACCTGGACGGCATCCCGACAGGAATTCTCACCCAGTCGGCGTCTGGAAACGTCACCTTCACCTATGACGCTGCCTACCGAGACCGTAACGATGCGACTCCCCTGTCGCTGGCGATGCCGTTGAGCGCGACGACACACCGAAAGCGAGTCGTGCTCCCCTGGCTCCAGGGACTGCTCCCCGACAACGACGAGGCGCTGCGGGCGATCGGACGCCGCTTCGGGGTGTCGCCCGCGAATCCGTTCGCGCTTCTCGAGCACATCGGGGCAGATGCGGCGGGCGCGGTGCAGATCCTTCCACCCGGGGAGCTGGCAAGCGACGCGCTCGCCGAGCAGAGCGCGCGGCCGGTCACCGACGAAGAGGTGGCCCTGATGCTCGATCAGGTGGTCACCGAGTACACCGACGGCGTGGCTGTCGGTGAGGGCGCTGGGCGCTTCAGCATCGCCGGTGCGCAACCGAAGATCGCGCTGTTCCGGATGCCGGATGGCCACTGGGCAGTACCCGAGGGAAGCCAGCCGACCACACACATCCTCAAGCCGGTCGTCGGCAGGTTCCGCCGTATCGACGTGGTAGAGCAGCTCACCTTGCGCGCGGCAGCGCAACTCGGGTGTTCCGTCGCCAGCGCCCAGCTCGGCCGTATCGGTGACTGGAACGTCCTGATCAGCGAGAGGTATGACCGCCACTGGGCCGATGGTCGCTGGCATCGGCTTCACCAAGAGGACATGTGTCAAGCACTCAGTGTCGCGCCGTCGAAGAAGTACCAGTGGCGCGACGGCGGGCCGGGCGTGGCGAGCATCGCTCAGCTGATCGGCTCCCTGCCACTCGTCGCGGATCGCGAGACGACCGGCGCCGCGTTCTTTCGCGCGTTCGTCTTCAACGTCGTCGCGGGGTGCACGGATGCTCACGCGAAGAATTACTCCCTCATGCTGCACGGTCGCTCCGTGCGTCTCGCCCCTCTCTACGATCTGCTGACCTACGCCGCATATTGGGACGGCTCCGCGAGCATCAGGAGCGCGATGAGCGTGGAAGGCGAGTACGCGCTCGACCAGATCTCTCTCGAGAGCCTCATCCACATCGGAGCACGGTTCGGTGTTCGCCCCGACGAGGCATCTTCGGTGGTCCAAGGAGTCAGATCTGGCGTGGTGGGTGCGTTCGAGGCTGCCCGTGCTGGCATGACGGATTTCGGCTCCGATGCTGTCGCGGTGATGGATGCCGTGATGCGGGGCATTCCGCGCCTCCCCCTCGTCTCCGGTCGTTGA
- a CDS encoding helix-turn-helix domain-containing protein — MRDASAVVRELRAQRGWTQQDLATRARLSRSFVADVESGKPTVESAKLFDLFQALGYEVALRDLTTGHVLR; from the coding sequence ATGCGCGACGCGTCGGCCGTTGTGCGGGAGCTGCGCGCACAACGGGGCTGGACACAGCAGGACCTCGCTACACGCGCACGGTTGTCACGATCCTTCGTCGCCGATGTCGAGTCGGGCAAGCCGACGGTCGAGTCCGCGAAGCTCTTCGATCTCTTCCAGGCACTCGGCTACGAGGTCGCGCTGCGGGATCTCACGACGGGGCACGTGCTGCGGTGA